Proteins found in one Siniperca chuatsi isolate FFG_IHB_CAS linkage group LG22, ASM2008510v1, whole genome shotgun sequence genomic segment:
- the LOC122870073 gene encoding uncharacterized protein LOC122870073 isoform X2, protein MPLTGRNSARRRRKNPDDKLPERPGESTSSAEVMAPTRMKLRVRRRDNAAGGAGAAAGGGQPEEEEERRRESGGRNSRRKNGNNASTTAAAATSSSSPPSSSASASARAVMAAEEASPDSKCPICLDRFNNLAYLDRCLHRFCFPCIQEWSHNKAECPLCKQPFASILHSVRAEDDFKEYTLRPAPANSSVAATVAMVAAMASAARSDHQMRLMLRRHRAADGGETTTRRRRTERGGRGGGGRRAGERTGVWEWYLDSPPLALPPLPHHPAVSPIVAEDSEEGEDQQEQRRRGGADLAERGVIFEGLTGLGGAVVPVAPNDRASRRLMTRLVARQRLQREGGTVRRLRERETVAFRRALYRSGIQVRGVAGFSNQGQQRDITAESFRRNPTHLNRLRPWLRRELTVLYGAHGSLVDIVQRIIMARLARHGLEDTPTIEEELQPFLLARTDHFLHELVSFARSPLSLENYDLQAVYEPPATALELDGTISSTDSSSVIAISEGEEEERRVGGRSEERLLGRAGGAHDDVIQTGSCLSLSAWDDETPGPSYSTAEPSCSLASLSFSPAQEAANEEGGDKREEEGEEECLIVGYKKPIAERTPELVQLSSDTEEEEEKKKEEEEENTAEKLPPLASTTPPLSYLPTIPPSTSGAYRDEQDDNLKEKDGEAGGRRSWSGSSGRSRNSVCTLSPATPGESERQRERESWRDRKQSGSEAAREKRRRRRKRRKRGRERSGDHPRRSGTLSNPNRSIYPAMMRHRSHSPYHSSVESGSALPSSPHDSSWEYPCSQVSPLTSSVSSPSSSSSSSSSSSPLWSSPPLSSQTPPTPSLSPSDRSNTHHGEKPGGKRKYKSRHLDSDDKDPTWRPSSSHGREKRRKLGERERRRRGRDGGRRRERQRRDAHRESGGDSSRRCREDRSPSVEIIYEGTIISNATQPRACKRRRKRHRKAQHSSPPVIITLDSDSSHENVNNNRSSSSSPLSSQQTVDFSDLPPLPLVHSDSVGGALNAEIGELPVDILDQASDGSETEPAVRSESAGPIAIDNSDHDVDVENVEERGSLLGSDDNKGPMTEADTKATAAAAAGTVDGGSQPTGENDAAPTTTDLVHKRASEVSTSDSRLLAAILNDLKEIAAPKCDLSLNFQPSCSPNTRKKHCRDQCEVSQAHSNQEGWLAGTRHPNPNLPEERQYNDIGDQNHGFDLPTFRTSIPPLPPLERLKECRAREEGKDVPPLLKQARPVRSYNRNMPPPLKHKDAGSPHLSPISPIDLHSPQASVDADPVGVNSHVDLNLNPTISPIDSCLGAELPKDNQAIPPILMLKRHFTSALALRGELASTSSISAIDVHSAAPSKVGALTIGLRSMSHKPPIDFHSSSWSENSSSSADCLPHLDFNSFHSSKLHSGHDSTKEISSGPRPIDLHPVNSLSPIDFHSAKTGWSKDKPAHTDSTSRGCRNKTLSPNSWRVAPVDLHPSSSVSAEGTPAGSDVFSGANYTSPPVFVSSIDSRTQNPSSPIDSHTSSKRENLSERLSPSRISSVPTTAPSGRLSNIDVHPGSSKSMVDLHSSSAASEGLTDNKALPLVNHEERLPHGYLPPIDLHYTSPVSPANIHSSSFVSTMIDQHLNHTAISSSTFQTSRRKCISESEPSLESHSKLLHPTDIDSNPRNHFDPSSNPQFLIDTCSKHNLPVDSLRESQPPVDSQPKSSLRDFQLPTDNHITPSSQSVENQWNSNSSIDAHSDSQSPVDERSASSVWTAHTHSAT, encoded by the exons ATGCCTCTCACGGGGAGGAATTCTGCccggaggaggagaaaaaaccCGGATGATAAGCTCCCGGAGCGACCCGGGGAGTCTACTTCTTCTGCTGAG GTGATGGCGCCCACGCGGATGAAACTGCGCGTGCGTCGTCGTGACAACGCGGCCGGAGGTGCGGGTGCTGCAGCAGGAGGCGGTCagccagaggaagaagaggagaggaggcgagagaGCGGCGGCCGCAACAGCAGGAGGAAAAACGGCAACAACGCTTCgaccacagctgctgctgccacctccTCGTcgtctcctccctcctcctccgcctcggCCTCGGCGCGGGCAGTGATGGCGGCAGAGGAGGCGTCACCTGACTCCAAGTGCCCGATCTGTCTGGACCGCTTCAACAACCTAGCGTACCTGGACCGCTGCCTGCACCGCTTCTGCTTCCCCTGCATCCAGGAGTGGTCGCACAACAAGGCCGAGTGCCCGCTCTGCAAGCAGCCCTTCGCCTCCATCCTGCACTCGGTCCGCGCCGAGGACGACTTCAAGGAGTACACGCTGCGGCCGGCACCTGCCAACAGCAGCGTCGCCGCCACTGTTGCGATGGTGGCGGCGATGGCTTCGGCAGCGAGGAGCGACCACCAGATGAGGCTGATGCTGAGGAGGCACAGAGCAGCAGACGGCGGAGAGACGACCACGAGGAGGCGGAGGAcggagaggggaggaagaggcgGGGGCGGCAGGAGGGCGGGGGAGAGGACGGGGGTGTGGGAGTGGTACCTCGattctcctcctcttgctctccctcctcttcctcaccatcCTGCCGTCTCTCCCATTGTTGCAGAGGACAGTGAGGAGGGAGAAGACCagcaggagcagaggaggaggggaggcgCTGATCTGGCGGAGCGTGGGGTGATATTTGAGGGATTGACGGGACTCGGGGGGGCGGTGGTGCCTGTGGCCCCCAACGACCGGGCGTCACGGCGGCTGATGACTCGTTTGGTGGCGAGGCAGCGGCTGCAGCGAGAAGGTGGAACGGTGCGGCggctgagggagagagagacggtgGCCTTCCGCCGCGCCCTCTACCGCAGCGGCATACAGGTCCGCGGTGTCGCCGGGTTCAGTAACCAGGGGCAGCAGCGTGACATCACAGCAGAGAGCTTCCGCCGGAACCCCACCCACCTGAACAGACTCCGCCCCTGGCTGCGGCGGGAGCTCACGGTGCTGTACGGTGCGCACGGCTCGCTAGTCGACATCGTCCAGCGCATCATCATGGCACGGCTTGCCCGCCACGGCCTGGAGGACACGCCTACCATAGAAGAAGAGCTGCAACCATTCCTGTTGGCCCGCACCGACCACTTCCTGCATGAACTGGTCAGCTTCGCCCGCTCGCCGCTCAGCCTGGAAAACTACGACCTGCAGGCGGTGTACGAGCCGCCGGCCACCGCCCTGGAGCTGGACGGGACGATCAGCTCCACCGACAGCAGCTCCGTCATCGCCATTTCAgagggtgaggaagaggagaggcgGGTGGGAGGAAGATCAGAGGAGAGGCTGCTGGGGAGGGCGGGGGGTGCTCACGACGACGTCATCCAAACAGGAAGCTGCCTCAGCCTGTCGGCCTGGGACGATGAGACTCCAGGCCCCTCCTACTCCACCGCCGAGCCTTCGTGTTCGCTCGCCTCGCTGTCGTTCAGCCCCGCCCAGGAGGCGGCCaatgaggagggaggagataagcgggaggaggagggggaggaggagtgtcTAATTGTTGGATACAAGAAGCCAATAGCGGAGCGGACTCCTGAACTGGTGCAGCTCTCCTctgacacagaggaagaggaggagaagaagaaggaggaggaggaggagaacacgGCAGAGAAGCTTCCTCCCCTCGCCTCCAccactcctcccctctcttACCTACCCACAATCCCTCCTTCTACGTCAGGCGCCTACAGAGACGAGCAGGACGACAATCTGAAGGAGAAAGACGGCGAGGCGGGCGGGCGTCGCTCGTGGTCGGGCAGCTCGGGGAGAAGCAGGAACTCCGTGTGCACGCTCAGCCCGGCGACGCCTGGAGAGAGCGAGCGGcagcgggagagagagagctggagagacaGGAAGCAGTCGGGCAGTGAGGCTgcgagggagaagaggaggaggaggaggaagaggaggaagagagggcgGGAGAGGAGCGGTGACCACCCGAGGAGGAGCGGCACCCTGTCTAACCCAAACCGCTCCATTTATCCCGCCATGATGCGCCACCGCTCCCACTCACCGTATCACTCCAGCGTCGAGTCTGGCTCGGCGCTGCCGTCCAGCCCGCACGACTCCAGCTGGGAGTACCCCTGTTCCCAGGTTTCCCCTCtcacctcctctgtctcctcaccctcctcctcctcatcctcatcctcctcctcctcacccctctGGTCCTCCCCACCGCTGTCTTCACAGACGCCGCCGACGCCCTCGCTCTCCCCCAGCGACCGCAGCAACACTCACCACGGAGAAAAACCCGGCGGGAAGAGGAAGTACAAGAGCCGCCACCTGGACAGCGATGACAAGGACCCCACCTGGAGGCCGAGCAGCAGCCACGGCAGGGAGAAGAGGCGGAAgctgggggagagggagaggaggaggagggggagagatggagggaggagaagagagaggcagaggagggacGCTCACAGGGAGAGCGGCGGGGACAG cagcaggaggtgcAGAGAAGACCGGAGTCCCAGCGTGGAGATCATCTACGAGGGCACCATCATCTCGAACGCGACGCAACCCCGCGCCTGCAAACGCCGCAGGAAACGACACCGCAAGGCACAGCACAGCAG tCCTCCGGTTATCATCACCCTCGACAGCGACAGCAGCCACGAGAACGTcaacaacaacagaagcagcagcagcagtccgCTCAGCAGCCAGCAGACCGTTGACTTCTCagaccttcctcctctcccattGGTGCATTCTGACAGCGTGGGCGGAGCCTTGAATGCAGAAATCGGCGAGCTTCCTGTTGACATCCTGGACCAGGCATCTGATGGGTCGGAGACAGAGCCAGCCGTCCGGTCCGAGTCCGCAGGTCCCATCGCCATTGACAACAGCGACCATGATGTGGACGTGGAAAACGTCGAAGAGCGCGGTTCACTGCTGGGATCGGATGATAATAAAGGACCAATGACAGAGGCTGATACAAAGGCAAccgctgctgcagcagcagggacGGTGGACGGTGGCTCTCAGCCAACAGGGGAGAACGACGCCGCCCCCACAACAACGGATCTGGTTCACAAAAGAGCCTCCGAGGTCTCGACCTCTGACAGCCGTCTGCTAGCAGCCATCCTCAATGACCTGAAGGAAATCGCCGCACCCAAATGTGACCTTTCTTTGAACTTTCAGCCCAGTTGCTCACCGAACACCAGAAAAAAGCATTGTAGGGATCAGTGTGAGGTTAGTCAGGCTCATTCAAACCAGGAGGGCTGGCTGGCTGGGACGAGACATCCCAACCCCAATTTGCCTGAGGAGCGACAGTATAACGATATCGGAGACCAAAATCATGGCTTTGACTTGCCGACGTTTCGTACCTCCATCCCCCCGCTACCTCCTCTTGAGAGGCTGAAGGAGTGCCGGGCCAGAGAGGAGGGCAAGGATGTCCCTCCGCTCCTGAAACAGGCCAGACCCGTTAGGTCGTACAACAGAAACATGCCGCCgccattaaaacacaaagatgCTGGGAGTCCACACCTGTCACCAATCTCTCCCATtgacctgcactcacctcaaGCCTCTGTGGACGCTGACCCAGTTGGTGTAAATTCTCATGTTGACCTCAATTTAAATCCCACCATCTCCCCCATTGACTCTTGTTTGGGTGCTGAGCTGCCTAAAGATAACCAGGCCATCCCTCCCATTTTAATGCTGAAGAGACATTTCACGAGCGCTTTGGCACTGAGAGGAGAGCTGGCCTCTACTAGCAGCATTTCAGCCATTGACGTGCATTCAGCTGCTCCTTCTAAAGTCGGAGCATTGACCATCGGCCTCCGTTCCATGAGTCACAAACCTCCCATTGATTTCCATTCTTCTTCTTGGTCTGAAAATAGTTCCTCAAGTGCTGATTGCTTACCACATCTGGACTTCAATTCTTTTCATTCTTCAAAGTTACATTCTGGCCATGATAGCACAAAGGAAATATCTTCTGGTCCTAGACCTATTGACTTGCATCCTGTGAATTCTTTATCTCCCATTGATTTCCATTCAGCCAAGACTGGCTGGTCCAAAGACAAGCCAGCTCACACTGACTCTACCTCCAGAGGTTGCAGGAATAAGACTCTAAGCCCAAATTCATGGCGGGTAGCACCCGTTGACCTCCATCCTTCCAGCAGTGTTTCGGCTGAAGGCACACCGGCAGGTAGTGATGTTTTCTCAGGAGCCAACTACACATCAcctcctgtttttgtttcatccATTGATTCTAGGACACAGAATCCCTCCTCACCCATTGACTCCCACACTTCCAGTAAGAGAGAGAACCTGTCAGAAAGGCTTTCGCCCTCTAGAATTAGCTCAGTGCCAACAACAGCTCCCAGCGGTAGGTTGTCAAACATTGACGTGCATCCTGGAAGTTCCAAATCTATGGTTGACCTCCACTCTTCCAGTGCAGCTTCAGAAGGACTGACAGACAACAAGGCATTGCCATTAGTCAATCATGAGGAAAGATTGCCTCATGGTTACCTGCCACCCATTGATTTGCATTATACAAGTCCTGTGTCACCTGCTAACATACATTCTTCTAGCTTCGTCAGCACCATGATTGACCAACACTTGAACCACACAGCCATATCCTCCTCTACCTTCCAAACATCACGTAGAAAGTGCATTTCTGAGTCCGAACCTTCCCTTGAATCCCACTCAAAACTTCTCCACCCCACTGACATTGATTCAAACCCTCGCAACCACTTTGATCCCAGTTCCAACCCACAGTTCCTCATTGACACCTGTTCAAAACACAATCTCCCCGTTGACTCTCTGCGTGAATCTCAGCCACCCGTTGACTCTCAACCAAAAAGCTCTCTGAGAGACTTTCAGCTCCCCACGGACAATCACATCACGCCTTCCTCCCAGTCTGTTGAGAACCAGTGGAACTCAAACTCCTCCATTGACGCCCATTCAGACTCTCAGTCGCCCGTTGACGAACGCTCAGCCAGCAGCGTCTGGACcgcacacactcactctgcCACATAG
- the LOC122870073 gene encoding uncharacterized protein LOC122870073 isoform X1, which produces MPLTGRNSARRRRKNPDDKLPERPGESTSSAEVMAPTRMKLRVRRRDNAAGGAGAAAGGGQPEEEEERRRESGGRNSRRKNGNNASTTAAAATSSSSPPSSSASASARAVMAAEEASPDSKCPICLDRFNNLAYLDRCLHRFCFPCIQEWSHNKAECPLCKQPFASILHSVRAEDDFKEYTLRPAPANSSVAATVAMVAAMASAARSDHQMRLMLRRHRAADGGETTTRRRRTERGGRGGGGRRAGERTGVWEWYLDSPPLALPPLPHHPAVSPIVAEDSEEGEDQQEQRRRGGADLAERGVIFEGLTGLGGAVVPVAPNDRASRRLMTRLVARQRLQREGGTVRRLRERETVAFRRALYRSGIQVRGVAGFSNQGQQRDITAESFRRNPTHLNRLRPWLRRELTVLYGAHGSLVDIVQRIIMARLARHGLEDTPTIEEELQPFLLARTDHFLHELVSFARSPLSLENYDLQAVYEPPATALELDGTISSTDSSSVIAISEGEEEERRVGGRSEERLLGRAGGAHDDVIQTGSCLSLSAWDDETPGPSYSTAEPSCSLASLSFSPAQEAANEEGGDKREEEGEEECLIVGYKKPIAERTPELVQLSSDTEEEEEKKKEEEEENTAEKLPPLASTTPPLSYLPTIPPSTSGAYRDEQDDNLKEKDGEAGGRRSWSGSSGRSRNSVCTLSPATPGESERQRERESWRDRKQSGSEAAREKRRRRRKRRKRGRERSGDHPRRSGTLSNPNRSIYPAMMRHRSHSPYHSSVESGSALPSSPHDSSWEYPCSQVSPLTSSVSSPSSSSSSSSSSSPLWSSPPLSSQTPPTPSLSPSDRSNTHHGEKPGGKRKYKSRHLDSDDKDPTWRPSSSHGREKRRKLGERERRRRGRDGGRRRERQRRDAHRESGGDSSSRRCREDRSPSVEIIYEGTIISNATQPRACKRRRKRHRKAQHSSPPVIITLDSDSSHENVNNNRSSSSSPLSSQQTVDFSDLPPLPLVHSDSVGGALNAEIGELPVDILDQASDGSETEPAVRSESAGPIAIDNSDHDVDVENVEERGSLLGSDDNKGPMTEADTKATAAAAAGTVDGGSQPTGENDAAPTTTDLVHKRASEVSTSDSRLLAAILNDLKEIAAPKCDLSLNFQPSCSPNTRKKHCRDQCEVSQAHSNQEGWLAGTRHPNPNLPEERQYNDIGDQNHGFDLPTFRTSIPPLPPLERLKECRAREEGKDVPPLLKQARPVRSYNRNMPPPLKHKDAGSPHLSPISPIDLHSPQASVDADPVGVNSHVDLNLNPTISPIDSCLGAELPKDNQAIPPILMLKRHFTSALALRGELASTSSISAIDVHSAAPSKVGALTIGLRSMSHKPPIDFHSSSWSENSSSSADCLPHLDFNSFHSSKLHSGHDSTKEISSGPRPIDLHPVNSLSPIDFHSAKTGWSKDKPAHTDSTSRGCRNKTLSPNSWRVAPVDLHPSSSVSAEGTPAGSDVFSGANYTSPPVFVSSIDSRTQNPSSPIDSHTSSKRENLSERLSPSRISSVPTTAPSGRLSNIDVHPGSSKSMVDLHSSSAASEGLTDNKALPLVNHEERLPHGYLPPIDLHYTSPVSPANIHSSSFVSTMIDQHLNHTAISSSTFQTSRRKCISESEPSLESHSKLLHPTDIDSNPRNHFDPSSNPQFLIDTCSKHNLPVDSLRESQPPVDSQPKSSLRDFQLPTDNHITPSSQSVENQWNSNSSIDAHSDSQSPVDERSASSVWTAHTHSAT; this is translated from the exons ATGCCTCTCACGGGGAGGAATTCTGCccggaggaggagaaaaaaccCGGATGATAAGCTCCCGGAGCGACCCGGGGAGTCTACTTCTTCTGCTGAG GTGATGGCGCCCACGCGGATGAAACTGCGCGTGCGTCGTCGTGACAACGCGGCCGGAGGTGCGGGTGCTGCAGCAGGAGGCGGTCagccagaggaagaagaggagaggaggcgagagaGCGGCGGCCGCAACAGCAGGAGGAAAAACGGCAACAACGCTTCgaccacagctgctgctgccacctccTCGTcgtctcctccctcctcctccgcctcggCCTCGGCGCGGGCAGTGATGGCGGCAGAGGAGGCGTCACCTGACTCCAAGTGCCCGATCTGTCTGGACCGCTTCAACAACCTAGCGTACCTGGACCGCTGCCTGCACCGCTTCTGCTTCCCCTGCATCCAGGAGTGGTCGCACAACAAGGCCGAGTGCCCGCTCTGCAAGCAGCCCTTCGCCTCCATCCTGCACTCGGTCCGCGCCGAGGACGACTTCAAGGAGTACACGCTGCGGCCGGCACCTGCCAACAGCAGCGTCGCCGCCACTGTTGCGATGGTGGCGGCGATGGCTTCGGCAGCGAGGAGCGACCACCAGATGAGGCTGATGCTGAGGAGGCACAGAGCAGCAGACGGCGGAGAGACGACCACGAGGAGGCGGAGGAcggagaggggaggaagaggcgGGGGCGGCAGGAGGGCGGGGGAGAGGACGGGGGTGTGGGAGTGGTACCTCGattctcctcctcttgctctccctcctcttcctcaccatcCTGCCGTCTCTCCCATTGTTGCAGAGGACAGTGAGGAGGGAGAAGACCagcaggagcagaggaggaggggaggcgCTGATCTGGCGGAGCGTGGGGTGATATTTGAGGGATTGACGGGACTCGGGGGGGCGGTGGTGCCTGTGGCCCCCAACGACCGGGCGTCACGGCGGCTGATGACTCGTTTGGTGGCGAGGCAGCGGCTGCAGCGAGAAGGTGGAACGGTGCGGCggctgagggagagagagacggtgGCCTTCCGCCGCGCCCTCTACCGCAGCGGCATACAGGTCCGCGGTGTCGCCGGGTTCAGTAACCAGGGGCAGCAGCGTGACATCACAGCAGAGAGCTTCCGCCGGAACCCCACCCACCTGAACAGACTCCGCCCCTGGCTGCGGCGGGAGCTCACGGTGCTGTACGGTGCGCACGGCTCGCTAGTCGACATCGTCCAGCGCATCATCATGGCACGGCTTGCCCGCCACGGCCTGGAGGACACGCCTACCATAGAAGAAGAGCTGCAACCATTCCTGTTGGCCCGCACCGACCACTTCCTGCATGAACTGGTCAGCTTCGCCCGCTCGCCGCTCAGCCTGGAAAACTACGACCTGCAGGCGGTGTACGAGCCGCCGGCCACCGCCCTGGAGCTGGACGGGACGATCAGCTCCACCGACAGCAGCTCCGTCATCGCCATTTCAgagggtgaggaagaggagaggcgGGTGGGAGGAAGATCAGAGGAGAGGCTGCTGGGGAGGGCGGGGGGTGCTCACGACGACGTCATCCAAACAGGAAGCTGCCTCAGCCTGTCGGCCTGGGACGATGAGACTCCAGGCCCCTCCTACTCCACCGCCGAGCCTTCGTGTTCGCTCGCCTCGCTGTCGTTCAGCCCCGCCCAGGAGGCGGCCaatgaggagggaggagataagcgggaggaggagggggaggaggagtgtcTAATTGTTGGATACAAGAAGCCAATAGCGGAGCGGACTCCTGAACTGGTGCAGCTCTCCTctgacacagaggaagaggaggagaagaagaaggaggaggaggaggagaacacgGCAGAGAAGCTTCCTCCCCTCGCCTCCAccactcctcccctctcttACCTACCCACAATCCCTCCTTCTACGTCAGGCGCCTACAGAGACGAGCAGGACGACAATCTGAAGGAGAAAGACGGCGAGGCGGGCGGGCGTCGCTCGTGGTCGGGCAGCTCGGGGAGAAGCAGGAACTCCGTGTGCACGCTCAGCCCGGCGACGCCTGGAGAGAGCGAGCGGcagcgggagagagagagctggagagacaGGAAGCAGTCGGGCAGTGAGGCTgcgagggagaagaggaggaggaggaggaagaggaggaagagagggcgGGAGAGGAGCGGTGACCACCCGAGGAGGAGCGGCACCCTGTCTAACCCAAACCGCTCCATTTATCCCGCCATGATGCGCCACCGCTCCCACTCACCGTATCACTCCAGCGTCGAGTCTGGCTCGGCGCTGCCGTCCAGCCCGCACGACTCCAGCTGGGAGTACCCCTGTTCCCAGGTTTCCCCTCtcacctcctctgtctcctcaccctcctcctcctcatcctcatcctcctcctcctcacccctctGGTCCTCCCCACCGCTGTCTTCACAGACGCCGCCGACGCCCTCGCTCTCCCCCAGCGACCGCAGCAACACTCACCACGGAGAAAAACCCGGCGGGAAGAGGAAGTACAAGAGCCGCCACCTGGACAGCGATGACAAGGACCCCACCTGGAGGCCGAGCAGCAGCCACGGCAGGGAGAAGAGGCGGAAgctgggggagagggagaggaggaggagggggagagatggagggaggagaagagagaggcagaggagggacGCTCACAGGGAGAGCGGCGGGGACAG cagcagcaggaggtgcAGAGAAGACCGGAGTCCCAGCGTGGAGATCATCTACGAGGGCACCATCATCTCGAACGCGACGCAACCCCGCGCCTGCAAACGCCGCAGGAAACGACACCGCAAGGCACAGCACAGCAG tCCTCCGGTTATCATCACCCTCGACAGCGACAGCAGCCACGAGAACGTcaacaacaacagaagcagcagcagcagtccgCTCAGCAGCCAGCAGACCGTTGACTTCTCagaccttcctcctctcccattGGTGCATTCTGACAGCGTGGGCGGAGCCTTGAATGCAGAAATCGGCGAGCTTCCTGTTGACATCCTGGACCAGGCATCTGATGGGTCGGAGACAGAGCCAGCCGTCCGGTCCGAGTCCGCAGGTCCCATCGCCATTGACAACAGCGACCATGATGTGGACGTGGAAAACGTCGAAGAGCGCGGTTCACTGCTGGGATCGGATGATAATAAAGGACCAATGACAGAGGCTGATACAAAGGCAAccgctgctgcagcagcagggacGGTGGACGGTGGCTCTCAGCCAACAGGGGAGAACGACGCCGCCCCCACAACAACGGATCTGGTTCACAAAAGAGCCTCCGAGGTCTCGACCTCTGACAGCCGTCTGCTAGCAGCCATCCTCAATGACCTGAAGGAAATCGCCGCACCCAAATGTGACCTTTCTTTGAACTTTCAGCCCAGTTGCTCACCGAACACCAGAAAAAAGCATTGTAGGGATCAGTGTGAGGTTAGTCAGGCTCATTCAAACCAGGAGGGCTGGCTGGCTGGGACGAGACATCCCAACCCCAATTTGCCTGAGGAGCGACAGTATAACGATATCGGAGACCAAAATCATGGCTTTGACTTGCCGACGTTTCGTACCTCCATCCCCCCGCTACCTCCTCTTGAGAGGCTGAAGGAGTGCCGGGCCAGAGAGGAGGGCAAGGATGTCCCTCCGCTCCTGAAACAGGCCAGACCCGTTAGGTCGTACAACAGAAACATGCCGCCgccattaaaacacaaagatgCTGGGAGTCCACACCTGTCACCAATCTCTCCCATtgacctgcactcacctcaaGCCTCTGTGGACGCTGACCCAGTTGGTGTAAATTCTCATGTTGACCTCAATTTAAATCCCACCATCTCCCCCATTGACTCTTGTTTGGGTGCTGAGCTGCCTAAAGATAACCAGGCCATCCCTCCCATTTTAATGCTGAAGAGACATTTCACGAGCGCTTTGGCACTGAGAGGAGAGCTGGCCTCTACTAGCAGCATTTCAGCCATTGACGTGCATTCAGCTGCTCCTTCTAAAGTCGGAGCATTGACCATCGGCCTCCGTTCCATGAGTCACAAACCTCCCATTGATTTCCATTCTTCTTCTTGGTCTGAAAATAGTTCCTCAAGTGCTGATTGCTTACCACATCTGGACTTCAATTCTTTTCATTCTTCAAAGTTACATTCTGGCCATGATAGCACAAAGGAAATATCTTCTGGTCCTAGACCTATTGACTTGCATCCTGTGAATTCTTTATCTCCCATTGATTTCCATTCAGCCAAGACTGGCTGGTCCAAAGACAAGCCAGCTCACACTGACTCTACCTCCAGAGGTTGCAGGAATAAGACTCTAAGCCCAAATTCATGGCGGGTAGCACCCGTTGACCTCCATCCTTCCAGCAGTGTTTCGGCTGAAGGCACACCGGCAGGTAGTGATGTTTTCTCAGGAGCCAACTACACATCAcctcctgtttttgtttcatccATTGATTCTAGGACACAGAATCCCTCCTCACCCATTGACTCCCACACTTCCAGTAAGAGAGAGAACCTGTCAGAAAGGCTTTCGCCCTCTAGAATTAGCTCAGTGCCAACAACAGCTCCCAGCGGTAGGTTGTCAAACATTGACGTGCATCCTGGAAGTTCCAAATCTATGGTTGACCTCCACTCTTCCAGTGCAGCTTCAGAAGGACTGACAGACAACAAGGCATTGCCATTAGTCAATCATGAGGAAAGATTGCCTCATGGTTACCTGCCACCCATTGATTTGCATTATACAAGTCCTGTGTCACCTGCTAACATACATTCTTCTAGCTTCGTCAGCACCATGATTGACCAACACTTGAACCACACAGCCATATCCTCCTCTACCTTCCAAACATCACGTAGAAAGTGCATTTCTGAGTCCGAACCTTCCCTTGAATCCCACTCAAAACTTCTCCACCCCACTGACATTGATTCAAACCCTCGCAACCACTTTGATCCCAGTTCCAACCCACAGTTCCTCATTGACACCTGTTCAAAACACAATCTCCCCGTTGACTCTCTGCGTGAATCTCAGCCACCCGTTGACTCTCAACCAAAAAGCTCTCTGAGAGACTTTCAGCTCCCCACGGACAATCACATCACGCCTTCCTCCCAGTCTGTTGAGAACCAGTGGAACTCAAACTCCTCCATTGACGCCCATTCAGACTCTCAGTCGCCCGTTGACGAACGCTCAGCCAGCAGCGTCTGGACcgcacacactcactctgcCACATAG